In Halorhabdus tiamatea SARL4B, a genomic segment contains:
- a CDS encoding A24 family peptidase → MNATLPDLLRLVVVPVFGWVAWRDVRTRRVPNRTWLPLAVFGVLLLAWDAWLVWTDGLVVDPRIIAPTPALFVFQVAFSLGLLVPLAYAFWWMGGFGGADAKALIVLAILFPTYPTYLLADMALPAIRPSLGVFALTILSNAVLVGLAYPVALAVRNALRGHVAKAMVIGRPIPAEQTLEEYGRLLETPEGFTRRGLDLDALRMYLTWRGLSLASLRADPESYRDPASIPGEPNDPGDGSIPPDGVGPFGDTDESTPQSDGGELADPWGADAFFDDIDHSAYGTTPAELREGLDVLAESDTVWITPGIPFLVPMFGGLVVSLLVGDVLLWVLDLVGIAPLS, encoded by the coding sequence GTGAACGCCACGCTTCCCGACCTCTTGCGACTGGTGGTGGTGCCCGTCTTCGGATGGGTGGCCTGGCGGGACGTCCGCACGCGCCGGGTCCCGAATCGTACGTGGCTCCCGCTGGCTGTCTTCGGCGTTCTGCTGCTCGCCTGGGACGCGTGGCTGGTCTGGACCGACGGACTGGTCGTCGATCCACGCATCATTGCACCGACGCCGGCCCTGTTCGTCTTCCAGGTCGCGTTCAGCCTCGGGTTGCTGGTTCCGCTCGCGTACGCCTTCTGGTGGATGGGTGGGTTCGGCGGGGCCGACGCGAAGGCGTTGATCGTCCTCGCGATCCTCTTTCCGACCTATCCGACGTATCTCCTCGCGGACATGGCCCTGCCGGCGATCCGCCCATCGTTGGGGGTCTTCGCGCTGACGATCCTCTCGAACGCCGTCCTCGTGGGGCTGGCCTATCCCGTCGCGCTCGCGGTCAGGAACGCCCTCAGGGGGCACGTCGCGAAGGCGATGGTCATCGGTCGCCCCATTCCAGCCGAGCAGACACTCGAGGAGTACGGCCGACTGCTGGAGACGCCCGAGGGGTTCACCCGCCGCGGCCTCGATCTGGACGCGCTCCGGATGTACCTCACCTGGCGTGGCCTCTCACTCGCTTCACTCCGGGCCGATCCCGAATCCTATCGCGATCCGGCGTCGATCCCCGGGGAGCCCAACGACCCCGGCGATGGGTCGATCCCGCCGGACGGTGTGGGGCCGTTCGGCGATACCGACGAGTCGACGCCACAATCTGATGGCGGCGAGCTTGCCGATCCCTGGGGAGCAGACGCCTTTTTCGACGACATCGACCATTCTGCCTACGGAACCACGCCGGCGGAGTTACGCGAGGGACTCGACGTCCTCGCCGAGAGTGACACCGTCTGGATCACCCCCGGGATTCCGTTTCTGGTGCCAATGTTCGGCGGGCTGGTGGTGAGCCTGCTCGTCGGCGACGTCTTGCTCTGGGTGCTCGATCTCGTCGGGATCGCCCCGCTGAGTTGA
- the hisI gene encoding phosphoribosyl-AMP cyclohydrolase, which produces MTATDAHDVPDVDLDFEDNEYLPAVAQDAESGEVLMLAYVTREALERTRETGLAHYYSRSRGELWQKGGTSGNVQHVEEVRVDCDGDALLYLIDQEGGACHTGFRSCFYRTIDGEVVSERVFDPDNVYD; this is translated from the coding sequence ATGACTGCCACTGACGCCCACGACGTCCCCGACGTCGATCTCGATTTCGAGGACAACGAGTACCTCCCGGCGGTCGCCCAGGACGCCGAGTCCGGCGAGGTGCTCATGCTCGCGTACGTGACCCGGGAGGCCCTCGAACGAACACGCGAGACTGGCCTGGCACATTACTACTCGCGGAGTCGCGGGGAACTCTGGCAGAAGGGCGGGACGAGCGGCAACGTCCAGCACGTCGAGGAGGTCCGGGTCGACTGCGACGGTGACGCATTGCTCTATCTGATCGACCAGGAGGGCGGTGCCTGTCACACCGGCTTCCGGTCGTGTTTCTACCGCACGATCGACGGCGAGGTCGTCAGCGAACGGGTGTTCGATCCCGACAATGTCTACGACTGA
- a CDS encoding DUF7118 family protein, producing MSTQSPEPDADEPSAEALVTTLERAATAHEQALERVEAAGEARLEELREHYEEMTGLLDRYEARATSDGETDVDMEAFIEFQEEIARFVENLPDDVDHREAFETVDETMHQKWLKSSDFETARQALDPIADLVERIEERERTRERYREARHDVAVRRRELDGRVDELEDLVALGDADLDAPVENVREPIEAYNRAIAEAFDRRKREDSARELLDFVETTTAYPLVEYRPPPPDLVAYVVDSEAGTETIPTLLEYADYSVSKLEHYVPAARRLKRNVATHQTYLRRLDSGPLEISWPPPAAETLWWRCRELIAVVSRIAPEDVVAKLRAVRALPRTADYERLRESVRAREQLTDAERERLERGDVEAELSALRDERDHLEAALEKYPER from the coding sequence ATGAGTACGCAATCGCCTGAACCGGATGCGGACGAGCCGTCCGCCGAGGCACTCGTGACGACCCTCGAACGGGCGGCGACGGCACACGAACAGGCCCTCGAGCGCGTCGAGGCGGCGGGTGAGGCGCGCCTCGAAGAACTCCGGGAGCACTACGAGGAGATGACCGGTCTGCTGGATCGCTACGAGGCCCGGGCAACCAGCGACGGCGAGACGGACGTCGACATGGAGGCGTTCATCGAGTTCCAGGAGGAGATCGCCCGCTTCGTCGAGAATCTCCCGGACGACGTCGATCATCGCGAGGCCTTCGAGACGGTCGACGAGACGATGCACCAGAAGTGGCTGAAGAGTTCGGATTTCGAGACGGCCCGGCAGGCGCTCGACCCGATTGCCGATCTCGTCGAGCGCATCGAGGAACGTGAGCGGACGCGCGAACGCTACCGCGAGGCCCGCCACGACGTCGCGGTTCGCCGGCGCGAACTCGACGGGCGTGTCGACGAACTCGAGGATCTGGTCGCGCTCGGTGACGCCGATCTGGACGCCCCGGTCGAGAACGTACGCGAGCCGATCGAGGCCTACAATCGGGCCATCGCCGAGGCGTTCGACCGCCGCAAGCGCGAGGACTCTGCCCGCGAGCTGCTCGATTTCGTCGAGACGACGACGGCCTACCCGCTGGTCGAGTATCGCCCGCCGCCGCCGGATCTGGTCGCCTACGTGGTCGACAGCGAGGCCGGGACCGAGACGATCCCGACCCTGCTCGAGTACGCCGACTATTCGGTCTCGAAGCTCGAACACTACGTCCCAGCGGCCAGACGACTCAAGCGCAACGTCGCGACCCATCAGACGTATCTGCGACGGCTCGACTCTGGGCCACTCGAGATCTCCTGGCCGCCGCCGGCCGCCGAGACGCTGTGGTGGCGGTGCCGAGAACTGATCGCCGTCGTGAGTCGGATCGCCCCCGAAGACGTCGTGGCGAAACTCCGGGCCGTCCGAGCACTGCCGCGGACGGCCGACTACGAGCGGTTACGCGAGAGTGTCCGGGCCCGCGAGCAGCTCACCGACGCGGAGCGCGAACGCCTCGAACGCGGCGACGTCGAGGCCGAACTTTCGGCGCTTCGGGACGAGCGGGATCACCTCGAAGCGGCCCTCGAGAAATATCCCGAGCGCTGA